One window of Gilliamella sp. B3022 genomic DNA carries:
- the rplT gene encoding 50S ribosomal protein L20: protein MARVKRGVIARARHKKILKQAKGYYGARSRVYRVAFQAVIKAGQYAYRDRRQRKRQFRQLWIVRINAAARQCGLSYSRFINGLKKASIEIDRKILADIAVFDKNAFAALVEKAKAALK from the coding sequence ATGGCTCGTGTTAAACGTGGTGTTATTGCTCGTGCACGTCACAAGAAAATTTTAAAACAAGCAAAAGGTTATTATGGAGCTCGTTCACGTGTTTATCGTGTAGCTTTCCAAGCAGTAATTAAAGCTGGACAATATGCTTACCGTGACCGTCGTCAGCGTAAACGTCAATTCCGTCAATTATGGATTGTTCGTATTAATGCTGCTGCTCGTCAATGTGGTCTTTCTTATAGCCGTTTTATCAATGGATTAAAGAAAGCTTCAATTGAAATTGATCGTAAAATCCTTGCTGATATTGCTGTATTTGACAAAAATGCATTTGCTGCATTGGTTGAAAAAGCAAAAGCTGCATTAAAATAG
- the thrS gene encoding threonine--tRNA ligase, producing MPIITLPDGSQRQFDKPVTVLEVAQSIGAGLAKACIAGRVNGQRKDACDVIDEDATLAIITAKDEDGLEIIRHSCAHLLGHAIKQLWPNTQMAIGPTIDNGFYYDIDLDHSLTQEDLDALEKRMHELAKKDYEVKKEVVSWERAREVFWERREPYKIAILDENISKDSTPALYHHEEYIDMCRGPHVPNMRFCHHFKLQKIAGAYWRGNSDNKMLQRIYGTAWADKKQLDSYLQFLEEAAKRDHRKIGKQLDLYHMQEEAPGMVFWHNDGWIIFRELEVFVRTKLKEYNYQEVKGPFMMDRVLWEKTGHWGNYKELMFVTSSENREYCIKPMNCPGHVQIFNQGLKSYRDLPLRMAEFGSCHRNEPSGSLHGLMRVRGFTQDDAHIFCTEEQIRGEVNSCIKMVYDTYRTFGFIDITVKLSTRPEKRIGKDETWDLAEKDLAECLTENGIEFEYLPGEGAFYGPKIEFTLHDCLGRAWQCGTVQLDFMLPERLDATYVGEDNERHTPVMIHRAILGSMERFMGILTENCAGFFPTWLAPLQVAVINITDNQAEYAKQLTEQLQKVGIRAKADLRNEKIGFKIREHTLKRVPYMFVCGDKEMQSGTISVRTRQGKDLGSFEVKHVIELLLNEIHSRSLEQMD from the coding sequence ATGCCAATTATTACTCTTCCTGACGGAAGTCAACGTCAATTTGATAAACCAGTGACTGTTCTAGAAGTTGCACAAAGTATTGGAGCAGGGCTTGCTAAGGCGTGTATTGCTGGGCGTGTAAATGGTCAACGTAAAGATGCCTGTGATGTAATTGATGAGGATGCAACATTGGCGATTATTACAGCCAAAGATGAAGACGGTTTAGAGATTATTCGTCACTCTTGTGCCCATTTATTAGGTCATGCTATTAAACAATTATGGCCTAACACGCAAATGGCGATTGGTCCCACTATTGACAATGGTTTCTATTACGATATCGATTTAGACCATTCTTTAACTCAGGAAGATCTTGATGCTTTAGAAAAACGTATGCACGAATTAGCAAAAAAAGATTATGAAGTAAAAAAGGAAGTTGTAAGCTGGGAACGCGCTAGAGAAGTATTTTGGGAACGTCGTGAACCATATAAAATTGCCATTTTAGACGAAAATATTTCTAAGGATTCAACACCAGCTCTTTATCATCATGAAGAATATATTGATATGTGCCGAGGACCGCATGTTCCGAATATGCGTTTTTGTCATCATTTTAAACTGCAAAAAATCGCTGGTGCTTATTGGCGTGGTAATAGTGATAATAAAATGTTACAGCGCATTTATGGCACAGCTTGGGCGGATAAAAAACAACTAGATAGTTATTTACAATTTTTAGAAGAAGCGGCAAAACGGGATCACCGTAAAATTGGTAAACAACTAGATCTTTATCATATGCAAGAAGAAGCACCAGGTATGGTATTTTGGCATAATGATGGTTGGATTATATTTCGTGAACTAGAAGTTTTTGTTCGTACCAAACTAAAAGAATATAATTATCAAGAAGTAAAAGGTCCATTTATGATGGATCGCGTATTATGGGAAAAAACAGGTCATTGGGGCAACTATAAAGAATTAATGTTTGTTACTTCATCTGAAAATCGTGAATATTGTATTAAACCAATGAACTGCCCAGGTCATGTGCAAATTTTTAATCAAGGACTAAAATCTTATCGTGATTTGCCTTTACGTATGGCTGAGTTTGGTAGTTGCCATCGTAATGAACCTTCTGGTTCACTACATGGTCTAATGCGAGTTCGTGGCTTTACCCAAGATGATGCGCACATATTCTGCACGGAAGAGCAAATTCGAGGTGAGGTAAATAGTTGTATTAAAATGGTTTATGATACTTACCGTACCTTTGGTTTTATAGATATTACTGTGAAATTATCAACTCGCCCAGAAAAACGTATTGGTAAAGATGAAACATGGGATTTAGCTGAAAAAGATTTAGCGGAATGTTTAACTGAAAATGGTATTGAATTTGAATATTTACCTGGCGAAGGTGCATTTTATGGACCAAAGATTGAATTTACTTTACATGATTGTTTAGGGCGAGCGTGGCAATGTGGTACAGTTCAGCTTGATTTTATGCTACCTGAGCGTCTAGATGCGACCTACGTTGGTGAAGATAACGAACGTCATACACCAGTAATGATCCATAGAGCAATTTTAGGTTCCATGGAGCGTTTCATGGGAATATTGACCGAAAATTGTGCAGGTTTTTTCCCAACATGGCTTGCTCCTTTGCAAGTTGCAGTAATAAATATTACGGATAATCAAGCTGAATATGCTAAACAATTAACCGAGCAATTGCAAAAAGTTGGAATTAGAGCAAAAGCGGACTTGAGAAATGAGAAAATTGGGTTTAAAATTCGGGAGCATACTCTAAAACGTGTTCCGTATATGTTTGTTTGTGGAGACAAAGAAATGCAATCAGGAACAATTTCAGTTCGAACTCGTCAAGGTAAAGATCTTGGTAGCTTTGAAGTGAAACATGTTATAGAATTGTTGCTTAATGAAATTCATAGTCGTTCATTGGAACAGATGGATTAA
- the infC gene encoding translation initiation factor IF-3 — MKVSKRIQSTRAHKINDEITAREVRLTGVDGEQLGIVSLEEALKQAEEATLDLVEISPNAEPPVCRIMDYGKFLYEKSKATKEQKKKQKVVQVKEIKFRPGTDEGDYQVKLRSLIRFLEDGDKAKVTLRFRGREMAHQQLGTEMLDRIKEDLADLAIIESYPTKIEGRQMVMVLAPKKK; from the coding sequence ATTAAAGTCAGTAAACGTATTCAGTCAACACGCGCACATAAGATCAATGATGAAATTACTGCTCGTGAGGTGAGGTTAACCGGCGTCGATGGTGAGCAGCTCGGTATAGTAAGCTTAGAAGAAGCTTTAAAACAAGCGGAAGAAGCAACTTTAGATTTAGTCGAAATAAGCCCTAATGCAGAGCCACCTGTTTGTCGAATTATGGATTATGGCAAGTTCCTCTATGAAAAGAGTAAAGCAACAAAAGAACAGAAGAAAAAGCAAAAGGTTGTTCAGGTTAAGGAAATTAAGTTCCGACCTGGTACAGATGAAGGCGACTATCAGGTAAAACTCCGCAGCCTGATTCGCTTTCTTGAAGATGGCGATAAAGCTAAAGTCACGCTCCGTTTTCGTGGACGTGAAATGGCTCACCAACAGTTAGGTACTGAGATGCTTGATCGTATTAAGGAAGACTTAGCTGATTTGGCAATTATTGAATCTTATCCAACTAAGATTGAAGGTCGTCAAATGGTAATGGTGTTAGCGCCGAAGAAGAAGTAA
- the pheT gene encoding phenylalanine--tRNA ligase subunit beta, giving the protein MKFSESWLREWINPEISSKMLADQLTMAGLEVDDMEKVAGDFTGVVIGKVVECTQHPNADKLRVTKVDIGKDELLDIVCGAPNCRQGLMVACATVGAVLPGDFRIKSAKLRGEPSEGMLCSYSELGIADDHNGIIELPNNAPLGEDIREYLNLNDVMIDISVTPNRADCFGIVGVARDISAVNNIPMKELKVEKVPASISDTVSIQIDVPKAAPRYLGRVIKNINIHATTPLWMKEKLRRGGIRSVDAVVDITNYVLLELGHPMHAFDLDQIEKGIIVRYAHQDEEITLLNGNEVKLNDKTLVIADHNKVLAIAGIMGGEKSSVIQSTKNIFLESAYFAPLAIAGKAREYGLHTEASHRYERGVDPELQFVAMERATQLLVDICKGEVGPVIEVTNQSGLPSQATIKLRRNRIDRIIGYTIETQKITDILVRLGCEVDYQDDIWIVKSPSWRFDLQIEEDLVEEVARVYGYNNIPNANMKIESVMQPKPESNISLRRIKELLVDRGYQEAVTYSFVDPKIQHILHPNETAITLPNPISSEMSAMRLSLWSGLLNAVLYNQNRQQSRIRLFETGLCFIPDEKCEFGVRQELMLSGIITGNLYEDHWQLPKKSVDYYDLKGDLEAIFSLLGCDEQVQFNRAELPALHPGQSAAINLNEEVIGYLGVLHPEIEKKLSLNSKTLVFEINLAKINFKKVPVAKDLSKYPSNKRDIAIIVSNTIPAAEIISVCKQAGGEQLVKVNLFDVYQGDNIDVDQKSLAISLILQDKSRTLEEEDITNIVSKCVTALQNRFKALLRE; this is encoded by the coding sequence ATGAAATTTAGTGAAAGTTGGCTACGTGAATGGATCAATCCAGAAATTAGTAGCAAAATGCTAGCCGACCAATTAACGATGGCTGGTTTAGAAGTTGATGACATGGAAAAGGTTGCAGGGGATTTTACTGGCGTTGTAATAGGAAAAGTTGTTGAATGTACACAACATCCTAATGCAGATAAACTTCGTGTAACTAAAGTGGACATTGGTAAAGATGAATTACTTGATATTGTTTGTGGTGCACCAAATTGCCGTCAAGGTTTAATGGTTGCTTGCGCAACTGTTGGGGCTGTTTTACCAGGAGATTTCAGAATCAAATCTGCAAAACTCCGTGGTGAACCTTCAGAAGGAATGTTGTGCTCTTATTCTGAATTAGGTATTGCTGATGATCATAATGGTATTATTGAATTACCTAATAATGCACCGTTAGGAGAAGATATTCGAGAGTATTTAAATCTTAACGATGTGATGATTGATATAAGTGTTACACCAAATCGTGCCGATTGTTTTGGTATTGTTGGTGTTGCTAGAGATATCTCAGCTGTAAACAATATACCAATGAAGGAGCTTAAAGTAGAAAAGGTACCTGCGTCAATTTCTGATACCGTCTCAATTCAAATAGATGTTCCAAAAGCAGCCCCTCGCTACTTAGGAAGAGTGATCAAAAACATCAATATCCATGCCACTACGCCATTATGGATGAAAGAAAAGTTGCGTCGTGGTGGAATCCGTTCAGTTGATGCCGTTGTCGATATTACTAATTATGTATTACTAGAACTTGGTCACCCAATGCATGCGTTTGATTTAGACCAAATTGAAAAAGGCATTATTGTTCGTTATGCTCATCAAGACGAAGAAATCACATTACTTAATGGCAATGAAGTTAAATTGAATGATAAAACTTTAGTTATTGCTGATCATAATAAAGTATTAGCAATTGCAGGAATTATGGGCGGTGAGAAATCAAGTGTAATACAATCCACAAAAAATATTTTTCTTGAGTCCGCTTATTTTGCACCATTAGCAATTGCCGGTAAAGCTCGAGAATATGGTCTACATACCGAGGCTTCTCACCGCTATGAACGAGGTGTGGATCCAGAATTACAATTTGTAGCAATGGAAAGAGCGACGCAATTATTAGTTGATATTTGTAAAGGGGAGGTTGGACCAGTTATTGAAGTTACAAATCAAAGTGGATTACCTTCACAAGCTACCATAAAGTTACGCCGTAACAGAATTGATCGAATCATAGGTTATACAATTGAAACACAAAAAATAACGGATATTTTAGTTCGACTTGGTTGTGAAGTAGACTATCAAGACGATATTTGGATCGTTAAATCACCTAGCTGGCGTTTTGATTTACAAATTGAAGAAGATTTAGTTGAAGAAGTTGCTCGCGTTTATGGATATAACAACATTCCGAATGCAAATATGAAAATTGAATCTGTGATGCAACCAAAACCTGAAAGTAATATATCATTACGCCGGATAAAAGAGTTATTGGTTGATCGTGGTTATCAAGAGGCTGTAACCTATAGTTTTGTTGATCCTAAAATTCAGCACATTCTTCATCCGAATGAAACGGCAATTACTCTACCAAATCCAATTTCCAGTGAAATGTCTGCGATGCGTTTATCACTGTGGTCAGGATTATTAAATGCAGTACTCTATAACCAAAATCGACAACAATCTCGCATACGACTATTTGAAACAGGCTTATGTTTTATACCAGATGAAAAATGTGAGTTCGGTGTACGTCAAGAATTGATGCTTTCTGGGATTATTACTGGTAATTTATATGAAGACCATTGGCAATTACCTAAAAAGAGCGTTGATTATTATGATCTAAAAGGGGACCTTGAAGCAATTTTCTCACTCTTAGGTTGTGATGAACAAGTCCAATTTAACAGAGCAGAATTACCAGCTTTACATCCAGGACAAAGTGCAGCAATCAATCTAAATGAAGAGGTTATTGGTTATTTGGGTGTGTTGCATCCAGAAATCGAAAAAAAATTATCTTTAAATAGTAAAACGCTTGTTTTTGAAATAAATTTAGCTAAAATTAACTTTAAAAAGGTGCCTGTTGCCAAAGACCTTTCAAAATATCCGTCAAACAAACGAGATATAGCGATTATTGTTTCAAATACAATTCCAGCAGCAGAAATTATTTCAGTGTGTAAACAAGCTGGAGGGGAGCAACTTGTGAAAGTTAATCTATTTGATGTCTATCAAGGTGATAACATCGATGTAGATCAAAAAAGTCTCGCTATCAGTTTGATTTTACAAGACAAATCACGTACACTTGAAGAAGAAGATATAACAAACATTGTAAGCAAGTGTGTTACTGCCTTACAAAATCGTTTTAAAGCCCTATTAAGAGAATAA
- a CDS encoding ABC transporter ATP-binding protein, which yields MIIVDNVCKKYTTRKGYKTVLDNISFTLHRGEKLGILGRNGAGKSTLIRLISQIEKPTSGTIKRSMTISWPLAFTGAFQGSLTGMDNLRFICRIYQTDIKKTKEYVEDFAELGDYLYEPIKKYSSGMKARLAFALSLSIEFDCYLIDEVIVVGDSRFTQKCKKELFENKKDRSLILVSHNMNAIKSYCDKAMVLEEGHLHQFDTIDQAHQYHTKQQRLT from the coding sequence ATGATCATAGTAGACAATGTTTGTAAAAAATACACTACAAGAAAAGGTTATAAAACCGTTCTAGATAATATTAGTTTTACTCTACATCGAGGAGAAAAACTTGGAATATTAGGTCGTAATGGGGCAGGTAAATCAACATTAATAAGACTTATAAGTCAAATTGAAAAACCAACCTCAGGAACCATTAAACGAAGTATGACTATTTCATGGCCTTTGGCTTTTACAGGGGCTTTTCAGGGTAGTTTGACAGGTATGGATAATCTACGGTTTATATGTAGGATTTATCAGACTGATATAAAAAAGACTAAAGAATATGTTGAAGATTTTGCCGAACTAGGTGATTATTTATATGAACCTATTAAAAAATACTCATCAGGCATGAAAGCGCGTTTAGCTTTTGCTTTATCATTATCAATAGAGTTTGATTGTTACCTTATCGATGAAGTCATAGTTGTAGGGGATTCTAGATTTACACAAAAATGTAAAAAAGAATTATTTGAAAATAAGAAAGATCGTTCTTTAATTTTGGTGTCACATAATATGAACGCTATCAAAAGTTACTGTGATAAAGCAATGGTTTTAGAGGAAGGGCATTTACATCAATTTGACACTATCGATCAAGCTCATCAATATCACACTAAGCAACAACGTTTAACATAA
- a CDS encoding ABC transporter permease has product MSELISKTHFLRSLIIQVNVIKALILREIITRYGRNNIGFLWLFVEPMSLTLLISLIWYFFKVDAVSNLNIIAFVLTGYPIVMMWRNSSSRAKGAVKANQALLYHHNIRILDVVYARIFLEMIGASAAQIFVMIIFIFLGLISIPNDPFYMLCAWGLMCWFSLGLGLVIFVLSARFESFDKIWGTLSFILIPFSGAFFWVDTFPNEIQSLLLFLPPVHGTEMFRFGYFGSSVTTHESISYLILSNIVLLFIGLAMVKINENHILEEGS; this is encoded by the coding sequence ATGAGTGAATTAATTTCTAAAACTCATTTTTTACGCTCATTAATAATACAAGTTAATGTAATAAAAGCTTTAATATTAAGAGAAATTATTACACGATATGGTCGTAATAATATTGGTTTTTTATGGTTATTCGTTGAACCCATGTCATTGACTTTATTGATAAGCTTGATATGGTACTTTTTCAAAGTAGACGCCGTTTCTAATCTTAATATCATTGCATTTGTATTGACAGGTTATCCAATAGTTATGATGTGGCGTAATAGCTCATCTCGGGCTAAGGGTGCAGTTAAAGCTAATCAAGCATTACTCTATCATCATAATATACGTATTTTGGACGTTGTATATGCGCGTATTTTTCTGGAAATGATAGGTGCAAGCGCAGCTCAAATTTTTGTGATGATAATATTTATTTTTTTGGGGCTAATATCTATACCGAATGATCCATTTTATATGCTATGTGCGTGGGGACTAATGTGTTGGTTTTCTCTAGGACTTGGATTAGTAATTTTTGTTTTATCTGCTCGATTTGAATCTTTTGATAAAATATGGGGAACATTAAGTTTTATTTTAATTCCTTTTTCGGGGGCTTTTTTTTGGGTTGATACTTTTCCTAATGAAATTCAAAGTTTGTTACTTTTTTTGCCTCCTGTTCATGGAACTGAAATGTTCCGTTTTGGATATTTTGGATCATCTGTCACCACTCATGAAAGTATAAGTTATTTAATTTTGAGCAATATAGTTCTATTATTTATTGGATTGGCTATGGTTAAAATTAATGAAAACCATATACTTGAGGAAGGGTCATGA
- the pheS gene encoding phenylalanine--tRNA ligase subunit alpha — MSQLVELVSNAKSAIENANDINTIEQIRVEYFGKKGYFTLQMASLRDVPAEERPAVGQKINDAKQEVVEILNQKRNLLERQILDAKLANETIDITLPGKSLELGGLHPVTKTINRLVDFFGELGFAVETGPEIEDDYHNFDALNIPAHHPARADHDTFWFDAKRLLRTQTSTVQIRTMENQKPPIRIIAPGRTYRNDYDQTHTPMFHQMEGLLVDKEISFTHLKGLLHDFLHCFFEDNMEIRFRPAYFPFTEPSAEVDIKAKNGKWLEVLGCGMVHPNVLRNVGIDPEVYSGFAFGMGIERLTMLRYGVTDLRSFFENDLRFLKQFN, encoded by the coding sequence ATGTCTCAATTAGTTGAACTGGTAAGCAATGCCAAATCCGCTATTGAAAATGCTAACGACATTAATACGATCGAACAGATCAGAGTGGAATATTTTGGTAAAAAAGGCTATTTTACATTGCAGATGGCTTCTTTACGTGATGTTCCTGCCGAAGAACGCCCAGCAGTAGGTCAAAAAATAAATGATGCAAAACAAGAAGTTGTCGAAATATTAAATCAAAAACGCAATCTTTTAGAGCGTCAAATCCTAGACGCAAAACTTGCAAATGAGACAATTGATATTACCTTACCAGGTAAATCACTTGAGTTGGGTGGATTACATCCAGTGACAAAAACAATCAATCGGTTAGTTGATTTTTTTGGAGAACTAGGCTTTGCTGTTGAAACTGGACCAGAAATAGAAGATGATTATCATAACTTTGATGCATTAAATATTCCTGCTCACCATCCTGCTCGTGCTGATCATGATACATTCTGGTTTGATGCAAAACGTTTATTACGTACTCAAACTTCAACTGTTCAAATTCGAACTATGGAAAATCAAAAACCGCCAATACGAATCATTGCTCCAGGTAGAACCTACCGTAATGATTATGATCAGACTCATACTCCAATGTTCCATCAAATGGAAGGATTATTAGTTGATAAAGAAATTAGTTTTACCCATTTAAAAGGTTTGTTACATGATTTTCTTCATTGCTTTTTTGAAGATAATATGGAAATAAGATTTAGACCAGCCTATTTCCCATTTACTGAACCTTCTGCAGAAGTTGATATTAAAGCTAAAAATGGTAAATGGTTGGAAGTACTTGGATGTGGAATGGTTCATCCAAATGTATTGCGTAATGTTGGTATTGATCCTGAAGTTTATAGTGGTTTTGCCTTTGGCATGGGAATTGAAAGATTAACAATGTTACGTTACGGTGTCACTGATTTGCGTTCTTTCTTTGAAAACGATTTACGTTTTTTAAAGCAATTTAATTAA
- the rpmI gene encoding 50S ribosomal protein L35 encodes MPKIKTVKGAAKRFKKTASGGFKHKQANKSHILTKKSTKRKRHLRGLTTVSKGDLGLVTACVPYA; translated from the coding sequence ATGCCTAAAATTAAAACTGTAAAAGGCGCAGCAAAGCGCTTTAAAAAAACAGCTTCTGGTGGCTTTAAGCATAAGCAAGCGAACAAAAGCCATATCCTAACCAAAAAATCAACTAAGCGTAAACGTCATTTACGCGGTTTGACTACCGTGTCAAAAGGCGATTTAGGTTTAGTTACTGCGTGTGTTCCATACGCTTAA
- a CDS encoding integration host factor subunit alpha produces the protein MTLTKADIADRLTEKFNIDRQEAKVLVELFFEEIRVALEKGEPVKLSGFGNFAIRDKNSRPGRNPKTGESVDISARRVVTFRPGIKFRERVEKNLAL, from the coding sequence ATGACATTAACTAAAGCTGATATTGCAGATCGTCTTACCGAAAAATTTAATATTGATCGTCAAGAAGCTAAAGTCCTTGTTGAACTTTTTTTTGAAGAGATTCGAGTGGCTTTAGAAAAAGGGGAACCAGTGAAATTATCTGGATTTGGTAATTTTGCTATACGTGATAAAAATTCACGCCCTGGTCGTAATCCTAAAACTGGTGAAAGTGTGGATATTTCAGCTCGTCGAGTTGTTACATTTAGACCAGGTATTAAATTTAGAGAGCGAGTAGAAAAGAATTTAGCACTATAG
- a CDS encoding polysaccharide biosynthesis/export family protein produces MKLPSLLPIALAIFLSGCSVLPHSGPSFSSIKNINKQDSKRDDIYSKVNLVDLNDSINFTKDINSSKIPIKFINETTNQVQQVDRIGKGDSLKISIIETPPAILFTGSSDTGAPRTGLTDLPIVTVDSKGLISLPFVGVLKVDDKNPSQVQNEIVEKLSGIANRPQIIITVLEKRSSTVTVIGDKFSGKMTLTAKGEQLLDAVAMLGNNMYDIKDTLIQVTRNKKNSQIPLSLILSNPQFNIQLQQNDVITLVNKPSSFISMGATGATKEVAFEAVGINLSQALGRIGGLNDNKANAKGVFVFRYQDNLLVNDKKETIPTVFQIDLTNPNSFFIMKNFQIQNNDIVYVASAPIIELQKFLYAVFSPGVGMINQVSQVTE; encoded by the coding sequence TTGAAATTACCGTCTCTTCTTCCAATAGCACTAGCCATATTTTTGAGTGGTTGTTCAGTTTTACCGCATTCTGGACCCAGCTTTTCTTCAATAAAAAATATAAATAAGCAGGATTCCAAAAGAGATGACATTTATAGTAAAGTTAACTTAGTCGATCTAAATGATTCAATCAATTTTACTAAAGATATTAACTCATCCAAAATCCCTATAAAATTTATCAATGAAACAACAAATCAAGTTCAACAAGTTGATCGAATCGGAAAAGGGGATAGTCTAAAAATCTCAATTATTGAAACTCCACCGGCAATATTATTTACAGGTTCAAGTGATACAGGTGCACCAAGAACTGGTTTGACGGATTTGCCAATAGTAACTGTTGATTCAAAGGGACTTATTTCATTACCATTTGTAGGAGTTCTAAAAGTTGATGATAAAAATCCTTCGCAAGTACAAAATGAGATAGTCGAAAAACTATCAGGTATTGCTAATAGACCCCAAATCATTATTACTGTGTTAGAAAAAAGATCGTCAACAGTTACTGTTATTGGGGACAAGTTTAGTGGAAAAATGACCCTTACAGCTAAGGGAGAGCAATTACTAGATGCTGTTGCCATGTTAGGTAACAATATGTACGATATTAAAGATACATTAATACAAGTTACTAGAAATAAAAAAAATAGCCAAATCCCCTTAAGTTTAATTTTATCCAATCCTCAATTTAATATTCAACTTCAACAGAATGATGTAATTACATTAGTTAATAAGCCAAGCTCTTTTATTTCAATGGGTGCCACAGGAGCAACTAAAGAAGTAGCTTTTGAAGCTGTAGGAATTAATTTATCTCAAGCACTCGGTCGCATTGGTGGTTTAAATGACAATAAGGCAAATGCAAAGGGTGTGTTTGTATTTAGATATCAAGATAACTTATTAGTCAATGATAAGAAAGAAACGATTCCAACCGTTTTTCAAATAGACTTAACTAATCCTAATTCATTTTTCATAATGAAAAATTTTCAAATTCAAAATAATGATATTGTTTACGTTGCATCTGCACCTATTATTGAACTACAAAAATTCTTATATGCTGTATTTTCACCTGGTGTAGGGATGATTAATCAAGTTAGCCAAGTTACAGAATAA